A window of the Cannabis sativa cultivar Pink pepper isolate KNU-18-1 chromosome X, ASM2916894v1, whole genome shotgun sequence genome harbors these coding sequences:
- the LOC115708793 gene encoding S-adenosylmethionine carrier 1, chloroplastic/mitochondrial-like, which yields MASRKFFASITAEEDKPFDFLRALYEGSIAGAAAGVIAEAVLYPIDTIKTRLELLVRVRFLILIYLGGGGFSGAYAVRVGVYEPPKQTLLTSLPEKFSALAHLVCFHKSLDTICSMQTAGIIGGAASSLIRVPTKVVKQRMQTGQFASAPNAVRLIIAKEGFKGLYAGYGSFLLRDLPFDAIQFCMYEQLRIGYKIAARRELNDLETAMIGAFAGAITGAITTPLDVIKTRVMVQGSTKQYKGICDCVGSIMREEGSHIFFKGTALRVLCIGIGGSIFFGVLERTKQLMAKRRPIDMKKSSFLEQDSKL from the exons ATGGCTTCTAGGAAGTTCTTTGCATCAATTACTGCAGAAGAAGACAAACCCTTTGATTTTCTCCGTGCTCTATACG AGGGTAGTATAGCAGGAGCTGCTGCTGGTGTCATTGCGGAAGCAGTGTTATATCCAATTGATACGATAAAAACTCGATTGGAG CTTCTTGTGAGAGTGAGATTTCTCATCTTAATATATTTGGGAGGTGGTGGTTTCTCAGG GGCTTATGCTGTACGTGTAGGTGTGTACGAGCCTCCAAAGCAGACACTATTAACTTCATTGCCTGAGAAGTTTAGTGCTTTAGCACATCTGGTATGTTTTCATAAAAGTTTAGACACTATTTG CTCCATGCAGACTGCAGGTATTATTGGGGGTGCTGCTTCTTCTCTCATCCGTGTGCCTACAAAG GTTGTTAAGCAAAGGATGCAAACTGGGCAGTTTGCTTCAGCACCAAATGCTGTTCGTCTAATTATAGCGAAAGAGGGATTTAAAGGTCTTTATGCT gGCTACGGATCATTCTTATTGCGAGATTTGCCATTCGACGCCATTCAATTCTGCATGTATGAGCAACTGCGGATAGGATATAAGATAGCG GCACGAAGAGAGCTGAACGATCTTGAAACTGCCATGATTGGCGCATTTGCTG GTGCGATCACTGGAGCTATAACCACTCCTCTTGATGTTATAAAAACCCGAGTAATGGTTCAG GGGTCAACAAAACAATATAAGGGAATCTGCGATTGTGTTGGGAGTATAATGAGAGAAGAAGGCAGTCACATTTTTTTCAAG GGTACTGCCCTAAGAGTGCTTTGTATTGGTATCGGAGGCTCGATTTTCTTCGGTGTTCTTGAAAGGACAAAGCAATTGATGGCAAAAAGGCGTCCCATTGACATGAAGAAATCTTCTTTCTTGGAGCAAGATTCCAAACTTTAG
- the LOC115708809 gene encoding E3 ubiquitin-protein ligase RING1-like — translation MSSSGGFSAGGGGANAPQLYFCHQCNRTVSLDPSSEIVCTECGGGFLEEVENPMPSPNFNPFFSFSPDAPSFSASGFPIMFSAGSASGPGGGRSGGAGGTIVDDLSALLGGAPTQGSQFHDPEAFNPFLFLQNYLQTLRANGANVQFVIDGNPGDSTGFRVPTNLNLGDYFFGPGLEQLIQQLAENDPNRYGTPPASKSAVEALPNIKITEEMLASDNSQCAVCKDTFELGEEAKQIPCKHIYHSDCILPWLELHNSCPVCRYELPTDDPEYEQRTQAASAPVNQNQTPGIFNTPTMGGSTNAAAAAAAGEDSGIGASTGENPTTPRSVERRFTINLPRVFRLFGSNAETSNPGNDNNNNNEGTNDGSNSGNRGNQNTGSSEPRHEDLD, via the coding sequence ATGTCATCGTCGGGCGGCTTCTCTGCAGGTGGTGGTGGTGCCAATGCACCCCAACTTTATTTTTGCCATCAATGCAATCGCACAGTAAGCCTAGACCCCTCTTCGGAAATAGTTTGTACTGAATGCGGTGGTGGCTTCCTTGAAGAAGTTGAAAACCCTATGCCCAGTCCAAACTTTAATCCCTTTTTCTCCTTTTCACCCGATGCACCATCCTTTAGTGCTAGTGGCTTTCCCATTATGTTCTCCGCAGGATCTGCCTCTGGTCCTGGTGGTGGTCGTAGTGGTGGTGCTGGTGGTACCATCGTTGACGATCTCTCAGCCCTCTTGGGTGGTGCGCCAACACAAGGTTCTCAGTTTCATGATCCCGAAGCtttcaacccatttttgtttcttCAAAACTACCTACAAACACTAAGAGCCAATGGTGCCAATGTTCAGTTTGTGATTGATGGCAACCCTGGGGACTCAACTGGTTTCCGTGTCCCGACCAATCTTAATCTCGGTGACTACTTTTTCGGCCCTGGGCTTGAACAATTGATCCAGCAACTTGCAGAAAACGACCCCAATCGTTACGGGACACCTCCAGCATCAAAATCTGCAGTGGAAGCACTCCCCAATATAAAGATTACAGAAGAAATGTTGGCTTCAGACAATTCACAATGTGCTGTGTGCAAGGATACATTCGAGCTCGGTGAAGAGGCAAAACAAATACCCTGCAAACACATTTATCATTCAGATTGCATTCTCCCATGGTTGGAGTTGCATAACTCTTGCCCTGTTTGTCGTTACGAGTTGCCCACTGACGACCCCGAATACGAACAGAGGACTCAAGCAGCCTCTGCCCCCGTGAATCAAAATCAAACACCTGGGATATTCAATACCCCCACCATGGGGGGGAGCACCaatgctgctgctgctgctgctgcaggCGAAGACAGTGGAATCGGTGCATCGACTGGAGAAAATCCTACAACACCACGCTCAGTAGAGCGCAGATTTACGATCAATTTGCCAAGGGTTTTTAGACTCTTTGGCTCGAACGCTGAAACAAGTAACCCTGGCaacgacaacaacaacaacaacgaaGGAACCAATGACGGATCAAACTCGGGAAACCGAGGAAACCAGAACACTGGATCATCAGAGCCTAGACACGAAGATCTCGATTAA